The genomic stretch ATTTATTTAACTTTTCATCATTAAAACTAAATATAAATCAATATAAAATGAGTAAAGGTCCTATTTCACAATTTATCGAACACCATTACAGGCACTTCAACGCCGCTGCATTGATAGACGCAGCCAAAGGCTACGAAGCGCACTTAACCGACGGCGGAAAAATGCTTGTTTCGCTTGCCGGTGCCATGAGTACGGCAGAACTTGGCATTTCTCTCGCCGAAATGATTCGTCAGGATAAAATTGCTATCATCAGTTGTACAGGTGCCAACTTAGAAGAAGACGTGATGAACCTCGTAGCGCATTCACATTACAAGCGCGTACCGCATTACCGCGACTTAACGCCGCAAGAAGAATGGGATTTATTAGAAAACCACTACAACCGCGTAACCGACACTTGCATTCCCGAAGAAGAAGCATTTCGTCGTTTGCAGAAGCATTTGGTCAAAGTATGGAAAGATGCGGAAGCCAAAGGGGAAAGATATTTTCCGCATGAGTTTTTGTACAAAGTTGTATTGAGCGGCGATTTGGAACAATACTATGAAATAGACCCGAAAGACAGTTGGATTTTGGCAGCAGCCGAAAAGAACATTCCGATTATCGTTCCGGGATGGGAAGACAGTACTACCGGAAACATTTTTGCCAGCTATGTAATTAAAAAAGAATTGCAGGCGAGCACCGTGAAAAGCGGTATTGAATACATGATTTATTTAACCGAATGGTACCGTGCAAACAGTGGTGGCAAAGGCGTTGGTTTCTTCCAAATCGGCGGCGGCATTGCAGGCGATTTTCCTATTTGCGTAGTGCCGATGATGTATCAGGATTTGGAATGGCACGATGTTCCTTTCTGGAGCTATTTCTGTCAAATAAGCGACAGTACTACATCTTATGGCTCGTATTCAGGTGCAGTTCCTAATGAAAAAATCACTTGGGGCAAGCTCGATATCCATACGCCTAAATTTATCGTTGAGAGCGATGCAACCATCGTTGCTCCGTTAATTTTTGCGTGGATTTTGGGACAATAAATTTTCTATTTGTCAATAGACGAAAGTGTCGTTTGGGAACAATATACCAAACGACACTTTTTTAATTCAGCTACACTCCTGCTACA from Arachidicoccus sp. BS20 encodes the following:
- a CDS encoding deoxyhypusine synthase family protein → MSKGPISQFIEHHYRHFNAAALIDAAKGYEAHLTDGGKMLVSLAGAMSTAELGISLAEMIRQDKIAIISCTGANLEEDVMNLVAHSHYKRVPHYRDLTPQEEWDLLENHYNRVTDTCIPEEEAFRRLQKHLVKVWKDAEAKGERYFPHEFLYKVVLSGDLEQYYEIDPKDSWILAAAEKNIPIIVPGWEDSTTGNIFASYVIKKELQASTVKSGIEYMIYLTEWYRANSGGKGVGFFQIGGGIAGDFPICVVPMMYQDLEWHDVPFWSYFCQISDSTTSYGSYSGAVPNEKITWGKLDIHTPKFIVESDATIVAPLIFAWILGQ